One Cucumis sativus cultivar 9930 chromosome 1, Cucumber_9930_V3, whole genome shotgun sequence DNA segment encodes these proteins:
- the LOC101213450 gene encoding DELLA protein GAI — MGPFDSAASSGGSSSSSSGSSSSSTVTKPQDIDGLLAGAGYRVRSSDLHNVAQRLERLESAMVNSSSEISQLASDAVHYNPSDIGSWVDSILSELDQTATLPSDLPDFPDLFSVSNQTDGSVSWTDPCVAAQHQNLGQHQLTVVTAMEEDSGIKLVHMLVTCADSIHRGDFPLAGSLIVEMQSLLSGINTECGIGKVAGYFIDALTRRVFTPHDTITSTTGFEDVLLYHHYYEACPYLKFAHFTANQAILEAFDGHDCVHVIDFNLMHGLQWPALIQALALRPGGPPLLRLTGIGPPSPDGRDSLREIGLRLAELARSVNVRFAFRGVAAARLEDVKPWMLQVSPKETVAVNSVMQLHRLLGNNQSSSAMEMVLGWIRSLNPKIMTVVEQEADHNQTGFLERFTEALFYYSTMFDSLEACCMMPEKGLAEMYLQREICNVVSCEGSARVERHEPLVKWRSRLRQAGFRALHLGSNAFKQASMLLTLFSAEGFSIEENEGCLTLGWHSRPLIAASAWQAAPPPDSNANHHPFGVIV; from the coding sequence ATGGGTCCTTTCGACTCCGCCGCCTCTTCCGGCGGCAGCAGTAGCAGTAGCAGTGGCAGCTCTTCCTCAAGTACCGTCACCAAACCCCAAGACATCGACGGCCTTCTCGCCGGCGCGGGCTACAGGGTCCGCTCCTCCGACCTCCACAACGTCGCTCAACGTCTTGAGCGTCTCGAATCCGCTATGGTCAACTCTTCCTCTGAGATCTCTCAACTCGCTTCCGATGCCGTCCACTACAACCCTTCCGACATCGGTTCTTGGGTTGATTCAATCCTCTCGGAGTTGGACCAAACGGCTACTTTGCCGTCCGATCTACCGGATTTTCCCGATCTCTTTTCGGTTTCTAATCAGACGGATGGGAGTGTCTCGTGGACAGATCCTTGTGTTGCTGCGCAGCACCAGAACCTTGGCCAGCATCAGCTAACCGTCGTGACCGCCATGGAGGAAGATTCCGGTATTAAACTCGTCCACATGCTAGTCACGTGTGCCGATTCAATCCACCGTGGTGATTTCCCATTGGCTGGTTCTCTGATTGTCGAAATGCAAAGTTTGCTGTCTGGCATCAACACCGAATGCGGCATCGGTAAAGTCGCTGGTTACTTTATTGACGCGCTAACTCGGCGCGTGTTCACACCCCATGATACCATCACTTCCACCACCGGCTTCGAAGACGTCCTTCTCTATCACCATTATTACGAAGCTTGCCCTTACCTTAAATTCGCTCATTTCACCGCTAATCAAGCCATTTTGGAAGCCTTCGACGGTCACGATTGCGTCCACGTCATCGATTTCAATCTAATGCACGGTCTACAATGGCCCGCATTAATCCAAGCCCTCGCCCTCCGTCCCGGCGGTCCTCCTCTTCTTCGTTTAACCGGCATTGGCCCACCCTCTCCCGACGGCCGTGACTCGCTTCGAGAAATCGGATTGCGACTCGCTGAGTTGGCCCGTTCGGTTAACGTTCGTTTCGCCTTTCGCGGTGTGGCTGCGGCTAGGTTGGAAGATGTTAAGCCGTGGATGCTTCAGGTGAGTCCGAAGGAGACTGTGGCCGTGAACTCGGTTATGCAGCTTCACCGATTACTAGGGAACAACCAGTCGTCGTCCGCCATGGAAATGGTTCTCGGGTGGATCCGGAGTTTGAATCCGAAAATCATGACGGTGGTCGAACAAGAAGCGGACCACAACCAGACCGGGTTCTTGGAGCGGTTCACGGAGGCTTTGTTTTACTATTCCACCATGTTTGATTCGCTTGAAGCCTGCTGTATGATGCCGGAGAAGGGTCTGGCGGAGATGTATCTACAGAGGGAAATTTGCAACGTGGTGAGCTGCGAAGGATCGGCTCGAGTGGAGCGCCATGAGCCACTGGTTAAATGGAGATCTCGACTACGCCAAGCCGGTTTTAGAGCCCTCCATTTAGGATCCAACGCTTTCAAGCAAGCTAGCATGCTTCTAACGCTCTTCTCCGCCGAAGGATTCTCCATCGAGGAGAACGAAGGGTGTTTGACCCTCGGCTGGCATAGCCGACCTCTTATCGCGGCTTCCGCTTGGCAAGCCGCGCCACCACCGGATTCAAATGCAAATCATCATCCCTTTGGAGTAATAgtataa